tcccctccctaaagaagCCTGACTGCAATCCTGAAGACAGTTTCCTCAGAGTAAGCTCTACTGATTGCTGTTtcatgaaaaatttaaaaaatgaccaacacttttctagagcccattgtattttttcacacaatgggctttcATTGCAAGTCCTATTATGACAGGCAAAAGACCAGTCCATATCTTTCACCAAAACTGTTAATTTCTGGCCTTCCACCTCATAGTAGTCTGGGTGGGGTATGTTCTCTCCATGGACAACTATGGACACCTTCTGTACCATATTAGATGTTTGCAGTGCATAAAAAACTAGAATCCACCCTATTAAAATACACAAGATTTGCTTTTAGCTCAAACATAACTTGCTCTCATGTTCTTTGCTtttgagaaaactgtatcaagaTGGTAGGAGTTGCACTAAAAAGACCAGTTATAGTGGCTTGAACTACGCATTCTTAAGACCCCTGTTCTAATATTCTTCTTATTTCCTGCTACTGGTCCTATGTAAGCCAGCCCTGCTGACCTGAGATTTGAGATGCCAGGAATCTAACCTGCAACATGCTGCATGTGAAACTTTGAAACATGTACTCTCCCtttaagccacagcccctccccgccAACAAGTAAGTTGAAACGCAGTACTTTCTGTAAGATAGCTGAATGTTTAGAGAAGCAAGAACATAAAAACCAAATTCATCCAGAGTGATATTACAAAAAAGCCTTCATAACAGTTTGTTAAAAACACATACCAGAAATTTTTAGGCAAGCTCATTATAGAATCAAACCCAAATCAATGCTGGTAGGACTTTACATGCTTCATAtagccctcacacacacacacacacacacacacacacacacacacacacacaacttaaaAATAATCAAGTGAGTTTAAGAGCAACAACATCTGGGTACATTACAGGCAGAAATATATACAGAATACTGTGAGTTTTGCAATTACTATAATTAACTTTGTATTGATTAGAAGTAGTGCAAGATTTATATATACTGATATACACACAAGAGTAATCCATTTATGCTGTGGAATCTGGCAGGAGTAAAAGAGTTTCAGTTTCTCAGCAGGAGCACAGTACAAGAAGCTTACAGATTAGGTGACAGTTCTTTATAAGAGGAAAAAGTCCTTTTTCTTGCCTGTTCAGAATTTACACACACTAATCTATGATGTCACATTTTTATTAATGTGTTTAGTTTACAAAGAGTACATAATTCCACTTTAAAAAGTTGCCTtgttaaaaatgtaaaattaatAGGACATTAACAGTCATCTTAACCATCATCTAGTGAATGTAAATTGTTGGACAAGCTTCCATCGTAAAGCATTTCTTCATATAGTATCAGGCCTTCAGATCAGATAAATAAACGTTGGCTCTCCAGTAGCCTTCTGACCAttcaaaaaaaatcagttcaagCATGATAGAATATATAATGGACGAGCACGTTTCAGATTAAGCAAAATTCAGTCCAAGAGACATATGCAGACATGGGACGGGTTTGCTGAGGTATCATACAGAACATGGGGACAGGTTTCCTCTTgaccaatcaatcaataaataaatgcttcAGCTCTGAATTCCAATGGCGTCAACTGTAGGCGCCGTCATTATAGTCAAAGCGTGACAAGTCCTGAGCAAATCTGGATTCAGGTTTTAGCTCTGTCAAGGAAAGCCACACATTTCTTATCAGGAAAGGCATACCAGAACAAGATGCACACCTGTTTAGTTCACTATCTGAAGGCTTAGGCCAAGTTGGTAAGATAAGAAGATAGACCCAGGTCTGAACAGTCTGCTCCCATGTTTCTCCCCCTAGGAGACTGTCATATCAAGGAAAAGGCTTCAAACCTAGCCTCCGCCTCAACACTGCACTTTTCTATGCgaactttttttttgtattgagaagaaatctacttttaaaaatctggaaaaaaGGTCTCAAAGTTGGAATCTTCATTTAAATTGCTTGTACTCTAGTTTGTTATTCAGTTATGTTCATTAAAATCTACTGCTGGTGCCTCTTTCTTGGAATAAAATTCATCCACATGACCCCACCGTCCCATCTGCAGTCCAAAGCAACACTGCCTCTCCCCTGCAAACAACAACCAGAATTATTCTCTCACCTGCAGTTGCAAGTTCTAGGTCTGACTAGTCAAACAAGAAATGCTGAGCAAAAAACGCATATTCCCTCCGATATGTTGGCACACTTGCTGGCATCTTGAGATCGATGCAATAACAGATCACGTATACATCTGACAGCATGTGTACAGAGTCTCAAGCTCCAATTACCCCACTGATGCATGTCAGGTGGAATAGTGACAGGTCAGTTGGCAGGAGAGTATGAAGATTATAGTTTCTTATTTCATACAAATGAAGAATGCATTAGCAGGAACTACTCAAATACAAGGAATTTTCTGTAAAAAAGAACTTACTTGTTCACATATTTGCTATACAACAGGTTTCTCACTGTCCTGTTTTTCGTCAGATTCTTCATCCGATCCTTAAAAGGACAATTAAAACAAACAGAATCATGCACATATTAGCCTAATAGGTGTTAAGCAACATACATTATTTACTTTCTATTACATTTTTCCAAATATTAACGCATGCATCTTTAAAAGTTACAAGGAAGGTGAGTCATCAAACAATACTCTAAGAAAATAACACGGGAGGCAAAAAGATTATATGACTTAGTATTCGAACAGAACAGCAAGCATAATGTACTGTTTTTCTCCCTGCAGGGTTTTGTTCTCATCTTTGAAAAGAATGGAAAAACTGTTTTTTTCCAAGAACAAAACAATAATATTTAGTGGGAAATAGTATAAAGAAATGTCCTAAAATGACTGTGGATTTGCAATAAATGTGTCTTGTtagtttattgttttaaactagaTAAGAAGTCGTCAAAGAGTGATTTCAGATTCACTGATGCAACTTTGCAGGATGATTCATTAATTCTGTTTCATCTGCCTCAGCATAAAGCACGCGGTGTCACTCCATTCCCCAATATTAATACCCTGAAGCTGCTTGTGTGGGTGGCTGTTTGGAAAGGTGACCTGGACCATAAGAACCTTGTAAAACAATGTGGGTGCTACTTTGCATGCTATTAATGAGTATAGCAAGGTGGAAAATAAGGCTATCCCCCTCTTTGAAGCAGAGATGGGCAGGTGCGCTTATTTTGTAAAGTTTCATGTAGAATGACTGAGCTATGTTTATTCTCACACTTAATCTTTGATTTCCACTAGGTGGAGCCAAAGGGAAAGGCAGCAGACTCTTTCACCCCCAAACGGTCATGAGATTATTTGCCAGCTGCTTGTCCATTCTCAAATCAAATATAAGGCTGCCTATTATTCTACTCTcagcattgtttctaattttaaactattttcattcctccccacacctcaAAAGAATTTTAAATATGCAAATTTTATTTGTATGAACCTGTTAAGTATGCTGGTATATTTTCCATATGCCATGTCACTACACTGTAATGTTTTTATCAAGAATACAAATGTGTCAGATTATCATCTTGGTGTGCAATGAAAAAAATTTAACTCAAAATCTGACAGCAATATGACAGTTCTTGCTTACAGTTTTTCTTGTAAAAACTAGCAAACAGCACTTTAAACCCCCTCTTTCTCCACAATCCATTAAAATGTAAGTTActacaaaaattaaaattaaccACACTAATGCTAACTGACTTGACAGAGATTACTAATTTTTTCTTAAACTTATCAGGAGTttctgaatgcagttttccaAAGGCCTTTCTTGACTGCAGCCAACAAAGGAAACCAGTCTAATAAAAAAAACTCAACCTcaacagatagtttcaggtgagtagtcagtctgtagcagtagaccAAAATCTGAGAACAGTAGCACCTTAACGGTCAACAAAAtcttctagggtataagcttttataaGTTAAAGCTCACTCCAGCTGACAaactgagctttgactcacaaaaattCATATCCTGGAAAACTCTGTTCATCCTTAAGGGCACTACTGAAGTCTAATTTTACTCAATCCAAACAGTTTCGTGGGTTAAGATTATCGGCatctatgaatgaaagaatgtTACCTGCTGCAGATTCAGGTGGTGAATAAAACTGCCCATCAGAGGGGAGGCCCGGCTGAATAAGGGCAGCTCGTTCAGAGGCATCTTGCACCATCAGAAGTCCTATAAAAACAGGCAAAAGAGTTAAAGTAAACATCCAGCTACATATGTAACTATAGTCTTGCATCAATACATTTGTAGAGAAATCATATTAGCACTATAGTTCAGGGATACCAAAGCAGTCATCTCCTATACTCCAAACACTGTGCAGGGATGCTAGATATTTTGCAGTTCCTTCCATCTTCAAAGTAAATTGTGTCCCTAAAAGTTATGCAAAGTACAGGAAAGAAGCTTACTGTTTTCTTCTTCTGCTTCTTGAGGCAATACTTTGAAATCTAAGAACCAGGTTTCTATCCAGGCAAGAATGAAGGAGATGATGGGCAACACATAGCCAAAGGCACCCTGAGAGAACAGCTGAAGGAGGCAAGAAAATGTTACTTATTAAACGCCTTTCATGTATATATGGTTTAAATGAAGAATGCATTAGCATGCACTTTGATGGCCCATACCTTTGAGAGAACAACTTTTGCTAGTAAGAAGGCACTGGTCACTGCTGTTGTAAACTGAAAGACATATTAGAAGTTATAATCTATCTTCTCATATCTATCACATACCATCCTATGCCATCGCTCATCAATAAGCGCTATGCAATAGCCAGCAATACTATTTAGCAAAGCCAAGAATTCAGGATGTTTTAACTGATGTGTTTACCAGTGGGCAGAGATTCTTCACATTTTCATTGCTTTTGTGGTTCTAAACACAGTACAGTCACTGGACTTTGCTCACCATTTAAAAGCACATTTTCTTCCAAATGGCCCTGAATATTATCATAACGTGCATTCCTGCCTCTCAAACCTCCCAAAAACTAGCAAGAGCACAAGCGATTCATTCTCCCTATGCTTTACATCCTTTCCCCCAACAACAAAGATCTCGTGCATGAAACTGTGCTTTACAGATAATAAACTTCAAGTtggctttcctcccccctccccggccccAGTTAAACAAAAAAAGATTCAGGAGGCAGATACAAGAATTGATGGTCAATGCAAAAAAGAACGGGAAAGATTCCTTCACAATCCAAGGAAGATCTTTAATCTTAAGAGTGCTAGGAATCAGTGCTGGGGACTTGCACTGAAAATCCTGTTGTCACTATCTGCAACAGGACAATGGCTCCAGACTATTTAGGGACAACCCATAACTGGGAGTGGAGCCATGGTTGCACCCCCTTTCCACTCAATTCCTTCAGAGCTGCCAAGTGATTCTGCTGAGGAACAAGTTGGTGAATTGCTTCAGTTTTGACATTTGCCTGATCTCTACATACAGAACACATGCAAGAGAGAAGATAAAAGTAGCTGCAATCAAATGCCCAAACAAGGCCATACATTTTGATGACAGTGTCATTACCGGAATTGCACTTGGCTCCTCACTGAGACGTCTCTGCAGTGTTATCCACTGTAAGCATCATCATTTTGTTAGGACCTCAGCAATAATATTATAAAGTATGAGAATGTACAAACATTTTTCCACATTTTAAAATTCAGTTAAAAAATCAACTACTTACTGCTATGGCCCACCAGTGTTGCAGTCTGCATAATGCATACGCCAGTATCAAAAATTTAAATCGAAACACTGCCAGGAGCTACAACgggggtgaaagggagaaaaGATTTGTTTAAAGAAATTTAAGGTTACTGCTGTTGTGATGTATGTGACTACTCTGTCCTTCCCTTTCTATTTCTCCCAGGACTTTCTGAAGACAGAACATCTCTgcacttcccaccccccaccacctttCTGCAGCTTCAGGctgccacttccttgtttctGGCTTAGCATAGGGCATTTCCCTTCTCTGGTTTCTGAATTACTTCCCTAACACCAGAAGGTAGGTGGTCACAAGCACCTTGTGCGATGCCCTTTGCTTTAGTCACATGCAGTCACCACTCCCAACACTGCTGACAGCACCATATTCTTTTTAATCAATGCAGCTTACAAACGTaaacattgggggaggggggttgagaaTCATTCAATGATTACTCTGGTAAGCAGTTTTATATATTGCACCACTTATAAATCACATGCTCAGAGAGGCCTTACTTTAAAAGAACCAAATTCATTTGCATTCTAGTACAACAGACACTCTTTGTCTCTCTCCCAACCCTTCTTCACGCCTACTGCCTTTGTGATGTTTTCCTCAATCCCCTCCCTTCAGTCTGCTTATCTTGACTCCCAACCCCCTCTTATCTCTGTCCTCAGCTATGTCTCTTTTCTCTCAATCCCATTTTCAATCAGGTATCATACCCTGCCAACTTTCATCAGCTAGCAAGTGTTTGAGTTCCCTGACTCCTTATTCCCCTTTATTTGGGGACTGCTTCCAGTTCAGCATTCCAGATTAGAACATGCCACTTTAGTTCTTGCTGTCCCAAGACCTGTATCAGGCTTCTCTTCAGTCAAACTGGCTTTTCACTGCCTTCAAAAGCCACTATACATGGCTTGTGGGGTTCATTTCCTGAACCGTTAATGTTTTATTTACGTATTTAAACTCCACGTGTCTCCCCAaagggaaacccaaagcagcttaatcatcatcttcccctccattttatcctcaatgtccctgagaggcaggttaggctgagaaactggaactggcccaaggtaactgGCCCATGATCTTCCATGGCAAGTGGGGGTCCAATCCTGTGTCTCTCAGATACCAGTCCAACAGTCTAGCCATTGTGATGCTTAAGACATCACAGCAGTGGTGTTGTCACTGCCCACAATCTCATACCACAAATTCTTGAGCAGCTTCCAACCCTGTCTACTCTCTTGAAAACAGATATATGGAATAGACcaggtttttttaatttcaaaaaaagaaTTATCTAATAAGCTTATCAAGtttcaaaatgtattttatttaaaatattttttattctacCTTACCACCCAACTTAGAATCCCCAAGGCACTTATCATTCAAGGCCATTAGAACAACCTTTTTAAAGTATGtattacaattaaaaacaattaaacaattaaTCAATATAACCAATTGAGAATGAGGCCCCAGAATGTAAATCAAGAAACCCACACAATGGGAAGAGACAAATATGAGCAGCAGTGTTTCCATAAACCCGGGGGAATCTCCAGGTTTGAAGAAAAACCTGAAATGTGCAGGTAAAATTGAATTTGAGGTGAGGTAGACTATAtataacataataaaataaagaaatatttttttaaaaaaacccagaagacaCTATATTCTCAAAGGCCTTATTCTGCTTGGCCAACACCACAGTAACTACAACCCGTTAGGTCAGTAGTACTACATCATCTCCCTTTCAGAGAAATCTGTTCAAGGTGCCACCAATTGGGAAAAAAAATAATCAAAGCAAGGCCTTTATGGTCACGACTCCCTACTAAGGACTCCCTCCCCAAACGCCTGTACTATCGCTAATGAAATGTCGTGATTGCTATTTATTGAACATACCAAACCACAgtttcctgggggagggggacctgTATCTATAAACTGCTTTAATGATACAAAAAAAGTAGCACGGAAAATATTTCTTGACAATTAAAATACGGAAAGCAAATACTTACAAAAATATCAAAATATGAAGAATGGTAATCATAATGGAGGACTTCTTTTTCTAAGGTTTTCTCAATGCCTCCATTTACCTACAAAGAAACAACATTTTCCTAGTTACTAACATAATTTGGAAAGGTTTGTTCACAAACTTTTTCAAATAATTATTGCAGCAGATTTTGCTACTCTGTTATACAGTGCAAAGGAAATCGGCAGAAGTGCATCACAAATCTCATATTATCAACTGAAGGGAAAGGTCTGAACTCTGAATTGAGAAGTCCCTCGTTCAAACCCTGCCTCTGCCATGAACTCTTTAGGTGGCCTTAAGCAAAGCATTCTTTCTCAAACTTACCCTCTATCTGTGATACAGGGATAATACCTCTAATTTatttttacagggttgttgtggagatgaaTGAAATACTTTGCACACTTAAAAAATACTACATGAATAATAAGAGTTATTAATTTGTAACAGTTTTTGCAGAACAACTAATGTTGTTTACCATTTTTGGCACTATCAGCCAGTAAACACAATCTGCAAACTAGTTGGAATCTCTAAACTATGAACTCCTTGGCCCCAAAGGAGAAAATATCTTCTGCTGAAAGCTGATTCTCATGATACTCTGTAAACAACTTGAGGGGGGGaaacccagcccccccccccgaaatctaCTCACATGAGCAATGCAATGTATACAGATTTAGCAAAGCCACAGTCCTCTTCCTATGAGTTCATGACTCCATTATATTTAAGGAAAGCACCCacacaagcagggttttttttttaaaacaagtctGTCCCCAGTATATTGCTCAAACTGACTCTCTCATACAGCTACTCACTATTTGGTTACAGTGGGCTTAAATTTCCCTTAACATTTTAAGTGAAGCAATGGCACAAATGATCAAATGAGGCCAAACGTTTGAATGCAACGGG
Above is a window of Eublepharis macularius isolate TG4126 chromosome 11, MPM_Emac_v1.0, whole genome shotgun sequence DNA encoding:
- the STARD3NL gene encoding STARD3 N-terminal-like protein, with product MRRLSDDPENAHGSSLGSCPSLRDVHSINPAQLMARIESYENREKKGISDVRRTFCLFVTFDLLFVTLLWIIELNVNGGIEKTLEKEVLHYDYHSSYFDIFLLAVFRFKFLILAYALCRLQHWWAIAFTTAVTSAFLLAKVVLSKLFSQGAFGYVLPIISFILAWIETWFLDFKVLPQEAEEENRLLMVQDASERAALIQPGLPSDGQFYSPPESAAGSDEESDEKQDSEKPVV